A stretch of the Blastocatellia bacterium genome encodes the following:
- a CDS encoding thymidylate synthase — protein MKQYLILLDHILGKGDKKANRTGIGTTSIFGYQMRFDLSEGFPLLTTKKISFKFIAYELLWFLRGDTNIKFLVDNNVSIWNEWAYQFFLEENNLVEKYPRYSSVWKEGLKNFINSIKMDEEFAKKWGELGPIYGKQWVRWEDKFGEEINQVQNLIDLIKTDPTSRRLIINGWNVGEIQELIKNHHHAPPPCHTLFQFMVIDNKLSCQLYQRSADVFLGVPFNIASYALLTTMVAQVCNLVPGEFIHTFGDVHIYDNHLEQVKLQLSRTPKDLPKLKLNPKITSIFDFKYEDFELIGYDPHPAIKGDVAV, from the coding sequence ATGAAACAATACTTAATATTATTAGACCACATTCTAGGTAAAGGTGATAAAAAAGCTAATCGCACTGGAATTGGAACAACTAGTATTTTTGGCTATCAAATGCGTTTTGACCTGTCAGAAGGCTTTCCCCTACTGACTACTAAGAAGATTAGCTTTAAGTTTATTGCTTATGAACTGCTTTGGTTTTTAAGAGGCGACACTAATATAAAGTTTTTAGTTGATAATAATGTAAGTATTTGGAATGAATGGGCCTATCAGTTTTTCTTAGAAGAAAATAACCTAGTAGAAAAATATCCTCGTTACTCAAGTGTTTGGAAAGAAGGGCTTAAAAACTTTATCAACAGTATAAAAATGGACGAGGAATTTGCTAAAAAATGGGGTGAGTTAGGGCCAATTTATGGTAAGCAATGGGTTCGTTGGGAAGATAAATTTGGTGAGGAAATTAACCAAGTCCAAAATTTAATTGATCTAATTAAAACTGACCCAACTTCTAGAAGGCTAATTATTAATGGTTGGAATGTTGGAGAAATACAAGAGTTAATTAAAAACCACCACCACGCGCCGCCGCCTTGTCATACTTTATTTCAATTTATGGTGATTGATAACAAACTATCTTGCCAATTATATCAGCGAAGTGCTGATGTATTTTTAGGAGTACCTTTTAATATTGCGTCTTATGCTCTGTTAACAACTATGGTTGCACAGGTTTGTAATTTAGTGCCAGGCGAGTTTATTCATACATTTGGCGATGTTCATATTTATGATAACCATTTAGAACAGGTTAAATTGCAACTTAGTCGAACACCTAAAGATCTTCCTAAGTTAAAGCTAAACCCTAAAATAACTTCTATTTTTGATTTTAAGTATGAAGATTTTGAGCTAATTGGCTATGACCCACACCCAGCAATCAAAGGTGATGTAGCTGTATGA
- a CDS encoding NUDIX hydrolase produces MAYELLSREVKYRGRIFEFSIDQVLFQSGATIQLDVVHHNGGAAVVALTDKQEVILVKQYRHPMGEYLLELPAGKIEKEETPEKTAAKELKEETGFQAEKLELLSITYPAPGYCSERLYIYLAKELKVVSSSPEFDEEIEVVVLPFSKACEMIFSGEIRDAKTIIGLLATERKLKE; encoded by the coding sequence ATGGCCTATGAGCTTTTAAGTCGGGAAGTAAAATATCGTGGACGGATTTTTGAGTTTTCCATTGATCAAGTCCTCTTTCAATCTGGCGCAACTATACAACTAGATGTAGTTCATCATAATGGTGGCGCGGCAGTAGTAGCACTTACAGATAAACAAGAAGTTATCTTAGTTAAACAATATCGTCATCCAATGGGTGAATATTTGCTAGAATTACCTGCGGGAAAAATAGAAAAAGAAGAAACCCCTGAAAAAACTGCTGCAAAAGAACTTAAAGAAGAAACAGGATTTCAAGCCGAAAAACTAGAACTTCTTTCTATTACTTATCCAGCACCAGGTTATTGTAGTGAAAGGCTTTATATCTATCTAGCAAAAGAGCTTAAAGTAGTAAGTAGTAGTCCAGAATTTGACGAAGAAATAGAAGTGGTAGTTTTACCTTTTTCTAAAGCTTGCGAAATGATTTTTAGTGGTGAAATCCGCGATGCTAAAACAATTATTGGACTTCTAGCAACAGAACGAAAGTTAAAAGAATAG
- a CDS encoding CPBP family intramembrane metalloprotease, whose product MTIEYCCPECLSPLPKMPPVTCSKCGSNFKALTNQTTSKIFSNLDPDKPAWGYGAGIVIWLLSVFLIITAPLPAMLTWSIWMQLSGQTLPDKPKIEENPELAIFFICGTFLAQILTLMVSHRFITRTSKGNFLSALGWHWPERFGLVKTVLFTIFIFFVTAIVISLFPYQKTDMQKFIEISMAVRILVGIIAIIGAPFVEELIYRGILFAGLRRDFGVAPAIIGVSFLFLLVHIPQYWGSWGVITGLGMLSLTLTLVRAYSSSLLPCFVIHLIFNTIQVILMIIQGFVGE is encoded by the coding sequence ATGACAATAGAATATTGTTGCCCTGAATGCTTAAGTCCACTGCCTAAAATGCCACCTGTAACTTGTTCTAAATGTGGTAGTAATTTTAAGGCTTTAACAAATCAGACGACTAGTAAAATTTTTAGCAATTTAGACCCTGACAAACCGGCTTGGGGTTATGGGGCTGGCATTGTTATTTGGTTGTTATCTGTATTTCTAATAATTACTGCACCGCTACCTGCAATGTTAACTTGGTCTATATGGATGCAACTATCTGGGCAAACTTTACCAGATAAGCCAAAAATAGAAGAAAATCCAGAACTAGCAATCTTTTTTATTTGTGGAACATTTTTAGCCCAAATACTTACTCTAATGGTTAGTCACCGATTTATCACTAGGACTAGTAAAGGCAATTTCCTTTCAGCGTTGGGATGGCATTGGCCCGAGCGATTTGGTTTAGTAAAAACAGTTCTTTTTACAATTTTTATATTTTTTGTTACTGCAATAGTCATTTCTCTATTTCCTTACCAAAAAACAGATATGCAGAAATTTATTGAAATATCTATGGCAGTCAGGATCTTAGTAGGAATAATTGCAATAATTGGCGCACCTTTTGTTGAAGAATTAATTTATCGAGGTATTCTTTTTGCTGGCTTGCGAAGAGATTTTGGAGTTGCTCCAGCAATAATTGGTGTTTCATTTCTGTTTCTTTTAGTACATATTCCTCAATATTGGGGATCCTGGGGTGTTATAACTGGTTTAGGGATGCTTAGTCTAACTCTAACTTTAGTTAGGGCTTATAGCAGTTCGCTCTTACCATGCTTTGTTATTCACTTAATTTTTAATACTATTCAAGTAATACTAATGATTATTCAAGGTTTTGTAGGAGAGTAA
- a CDS encoding glycosyltransferase family 4 protein: protein MKILQISSAQEFGGAERHVVDLSIELASRGHEIHLAVRPFSPLPSQVKDFGINCHTLALRGAIDLISAYKLANLIQKLKIDVVHTHYARDYPLTAIAVHLSQKLGVKPKFFLTRHHYLPVKANWAYSHLLSNVDTVIAVSTSVRDTWAKFFNLKFYTSNNSYPKLAVIPNWINREKFIISDTQEESRQKLGISSNLPVVGIVNQLTQAKGQHLLLEAVTKLKAPCFVVFAGNEHNKEKPYTKYLEDLAKKFNLTEQVKFLGHVKDLASLYNALDIVVIPSENEAFSIVCLESMICHRPVIVANVGGLAELVKDSKTGLVFPVGSSDLLAEKLNLLINDKNLAKTLAQNAYSFVEEKFLMKKVISQIEQLYLNK from the coding sequence ATGAAAATTTTGCAGATTAGTTCAGCACAAGAATTTGGTGGAGCAGAACGTCATGTAGTAGATTTGTCTATAGAACTTGCTTCTCGCGGCCATGAAATTCATCTTGCAGTACGTCCATTTAGTCCACTGCCTAGCCAAGTTAAAGACTTTGGCATAAACTGTCATACTCTAGCTTTACGAGGAGCAATAGATTTAATCTCTGCTTATAAATTAGCTAATCTAATTCAAAAGCTAAAGATCGATGTAGTCCATACCCACTACGCACGCGATTATCCATTAACCGCAATTGCTGTGCATTTATCTCAAAAACTTGGGGTTAAACCAAAGTTTTTTCTAACTAGACATCATTACTTACCTGTAAAGGCTAATTGGGCTTATAGTCATTTGTTAAGCAATGTTGACACTGTAATTGCTGTATCTACAAGTGTTCGCGACACTTGGGCAAAATTTTTTAACTTAAAATTTTATACTTCTAATAATTCTTATCCAAAGCTAGCAGTTATTCCTAATTGGATAAATAGAGAAAAATTTATTATTTCCGACACTCAAGAAGAGTCGCGCCAAAAACTTGGTATTTCAAGTAATCTGCCTGTTGTTGGAATTGTTAACCAACTAACTCAAGCAAAAGGTCAACATCTGTTATTAGAAGCAGTTACTAAGTTAAAAGCTCCCTGTTTTGTTGTATTTGCAGGAAATGAACATAACAAAGAAAAACCCTACACTAAATATTTAGAAGATTTAGCTAAAAAATTTAATTTAACTGAGCAAGTAAAATTTCTTGGACATGTTAAAGATTTGGCTAGCTTATATAATGCTTTAGATATAGTTGTAATACCCTCAGAAAATGAAGCTTTTTCTATAGTCTGTTTAGAATCAATGATTTGCCATCGTCCAGTAATTGTAGCTAATGTTGGTGGTTTAGCAGAACTTGTTAAAGACAGCAAAACAGGACTAGTTTTTCCTGTAGGTAGTAGCGATTTGCTAGCAGAAAAACTTAATTTATTAATAAATGATAAAAACCTAGCAAAAACACTAGCTCAAAATGCTTATAGCTTTGTAGAAGAAAAATTTTTAATGAAAAAAGTGATTTCCCAAATAGAGCAACTTTATCTAAATAAATAA
- a CDS encoding acetyl-CoA carboxylase carboxyltransferase subunit beta has translation MAWFKRKKTDNLPPIPTDAERKVKTEGLFSKCPQCSQTLFKGQLEESAYVCPKCNHHFRIDAHQRLKMLFDNGEYEEFDQNIASTDPLKFVDTKPYNERLAKTQQTTGVLDALISAKGKIGNHTVIVCCMVYEFIGGSMGSVVGEKITRAIERAIKERCGLLIVSASGGARMMEGALSLMQMAKISAALANLDQARLPFISLMTDPTTGGVTASFAMLGDLNIAEPGALIGFAGPRVIEQTIRQKLPAGFQRSEFLLEHGMLDAVIDRKSLKDYICQSLDFMMS, from the coding sequence ATGGCATGGTTTAAGCGTAAGAAAACTGATAATTTACCCCCAATCCCAACTGATGCAGAGCGAAAAGTAAAAACAGAAGGATTATTTAGTAAATGTCCGCAATGTTCACAAACACTTTTTAAGGGACAACTTGAGGAAAGTGCTTATGTTTGTCCTAAGTGTAATCATCATTTTCGCATTGATGCACACCAACGCTTAAAAATGTTATTTGATAATGGCGAATATGAAGAATTTGATCAAAATATTGCTTCTACAGATCCATTAAAGTTTGTTGATACTAAACCTTACAATGAAAGATTAGCTAAAACCCAACAAACAACAGGCGTTTTAGATGCTTTAATTTCTGCTAAAGGTAAAATAGGTAATCATACTGTTATAGTTTGCTGTATGGTTTATGAATTTATTGGCGGTTCAATGGGTTCTGTTGTAGGAGAAAAAATTACTCGTGCTATTGAACGTGCCATTAAAGAACGTTGTGGGCTACTTATTGTCTCTGCTTCTGGTGGTGCGCGTATGATGGAAGGGGCATTATCGTTAATGCAAATGGCTAAAATTAGCGCAGCACTAGCAAATTTAGATCAGGCTAGACTTCCCTTTATTTCATTGATGACTGACCCAACAACTGGTGGAGTTACTGCTAGTTTTGCAATGCTAGGCGATCTTAATATTGCTGAACCTGGCGCGTTGATTGGCTTTGCTGGGCCCAGAGTAATTGAACAAACCATTAGACAAAAATTACCTGCTGGTTTTCAACGCTCAGAATTCTTATTAGAACATGGTATGTTAGATGCAGTAATCGACCGTAAGAGCTTAAAAGATTATATTTGTCAATCTCTTGATTTTATGATGAGCTAA
- a CDS encoding HlyC/CorC family transporter has product MMLFFIVESSETALSFSLKMLMVFFLVFANGFFVAAEFSLVGVRRSKVLSLVETGDTRAKTLLRVINSLDSYISATQLGITLASLGLGWVGEGAIAGTLTPVFQRLLPPTYVAAVSHSAAIIVAFTTITFLHIVLGELAPKTLALERTEKVALFVAWPMEMFYKVFKAPIWVLNHSGSLVLRLAGLSSSAEHATAYTKEELRQLVEMSHQGGHLQNEEMEMVNNVIEFANTELRHIMTPRAEVTALSDKATVDEIYKIFIENKFSRLPIYRDNLDTIVGVLVLKDVVPYFSKPEGFVLEKLLNKPFYLPETVTLEQAMRQMRRARVHLGVVVDEHGGTVGIASLEDLLEEIVGEIDDEFDQETPETIIEKDKGVYLVQGSTPIRDINRKLKIKLPEEEGYTTLAGFLMSETGNVLQVGQKLEFDDFVFTVIKTERLRILEILIEDLNKDRVEKSTTLH; this is encoded by the coding sequence ATGATGTTGTTTTTTATAGTTGAATCTAGTGAAACGGCTCTTTCATTTTCACTAAAAATGCTAATGGTGTTTTTTTTAGTATTTGCCAATGGTTTTTTTGTGGCAGCAGAATTTTCTCTAGTAGGTGTACGTCGCTCAAAAGTCTTATCTCTAGTAGAGACAGGAGACACAAGAGCTAAAACATTACTACGAGTAATAAACTCTTTAGATTCATATATTTCTGCAACTCAACTAGGTATAACCTTAGCAAGCCTTGGCTTAGGTTGGGTTGGAGAAGGAGCAATTGCTGGTACATTAACACCTGTTTTTCAACGCTTACTGCCTCCAACTTATGTTGCGGCAGTTTCTCACTCTGCTGCAATTATAGTTGCATTTACTACAATTACATTTCTTCATATAGTTTTAGGAGAACTTGCACCTAAAACCCTTGCCTTAGAACGTACTGAAAAAGTAGCTTTATTTGTAGCCTGGCCAATGGAAATGTTTTATAAAGTTTTTAAGGCCCCAATTTGGGTGTTAAATCACTCTGGCTCGCTTGTATTGCGTCTTGCTGGACTAAGTTCTTCTGCTGAACATGCTACAGCTTACACTAAAGAAGAACTACGCCAACTTGTAGAAATGAGTCATCAGGGCGGACATCTACAAAATGAAGAAATGGAAATGGTAAATAATGTTATCGAGTTTGCTAATACAGAACTTCGCCACATTATGACACCTCGCGCAGAAGTTACGGCCCTTTCTGATAAAGCTACTGTAGATGAGATTTATAAAATTTTTATTGAAAATAAATTTTCTCGTCTGCCAATTTATCGAGATAATTTAGATACTATTGTGGGCGTATTAGTGCTAAAAGATGTTGTTCCTTATTTTAGTAAACCTGAAGGATTTGTCTTAGAAAAATTGCTAAATAAACCTTTCTATTTACCAGAAACCGTCACCCTAGAACAAGCAATGCGTCAAATGCGTCGCGCTCGTGTTCATTTAGGTGTAGTTGTAGATGAACATGGTGGAACAGTCGGTATAGCTAGCCTAGAAGATTTACTTGAAGAAATCGTTGGGGAAATAGATGATGAGTTTGACCAAGAAACTCCAGAAACTATTATAGAAAAAGACAAAGGTGTTTATTTAGTTCAAGGTAGCACTCCAATTAGAGATATTAACCGTAAGCTAAAAATTAAGTTACCTGAAGAAGAAGGATACACTACACTAGCAGGTTTTTTAATGTCTGAAACAGGAAACGTCTTACAAGTAGGACAAAAATTAGAATTTGATGACTTTGTATTTACTGTTATTAAAACTGAACGTTTAAGAATTTTGGAAATCCTTATTGAAGACCTAAATAAAGATAGGGTAGAAAAATCAACTACCCTACATTAG
- a CDS encoding bifunctional folylpolyglutamate synthase/dihydrofolate synthase yields MDYWLALDYLYSLGHETLAMKLGLDNIDILAKSLGQPQQTYSTIHVAGTNGKGSFCASLASILTEAKIDTGLFTSPHLLDITERFQYNLKPISKTQFSNLLEKVKSQVDDLLLEQKLLSRPTFFEHITAVGFEYFRECRAKLAILEVGLGGRLDSTNIVSPILSVITSIDYDHQQYLGNTLTEIAREKAGILKPNVPALIAPQTEEAEKVIKEVAEKVQAPLIWLDTSQINALAIKDGYWEFDFSTEKENYKALKTGLRAYHQVITSALVVKASEILNQQGFNISKQNIKEGLERVVWPGRLELIKLKEFDLLFDGAHNPQGTKTLADFLVSWLKERNYSQKTLIFSVMKDKELPKMASLLFPLFDSVILLNQKDTRAINFRQMDGKILNLAKQYFIVENVDEALKIANNQAVREKLVVVSGSLHLVGSIKQHLKNSKKPYQEKPYGL; encoded by the coding sequence ATGGACTACTGGCTAGCACTTGACTATCTTTATAGCTTAGGACATGAAACCTTAGCAATGAAGCTAGGTTTAGATAACATTGACATTTTAGCTAAGAGCCTAGGACAGCCACAACAAACTTACTCTACAATTCATGTAGCTGGGACAAATGGAAAAGGCTCTTTTTGTGCTTCTCTAGCCTCGATTTTGACAGAAGCTAAAATTGATACAGGGCTTTTTACTTCCCCACATTTACTAGATATTACCGAGCGTTTTCAATATAACCTTAAACCTATCTCTAAAACTCAGTTTTCTAATTTACTTGAAAAAGTTAAATCTCAAGTAGATGACTTATTATTAGAGCAAAAGTTATTGTCTCGTCCAACTTTTTTTGAGCATATTACGGCTGTAGGTTTTGAATACTTTCGAGAGTGTAGAGCTAAACTAGCAATTTTAGAAGTAGGCTTAGGCGGTAGGCTTGACTCTACTAACATAGTTTCACCTATTCTTAGTGTAATTACTAGTATTGATTATGATCACCAGCAATATTTAGGGAATACATTAACAGAGATTGCTAGAGAAAAAGCAGGCATCTTAAAACCAAATGTTCCTGCTTTGATCGCTCCACAAACTGAAGAAGCAGAAAAAGTAATTAAAGAAGTAGCAGAAAAAGTTCAAGCACCTTTAATTTGGTTAGATACTAGTCAAATCAATGCTTTAGCTATTAAGGATGGTTATTGGGAGTTTGATTTTTCTACTGAGAAAGAAAACTATAAAGCCTTAAAAACAGGTCTTAGAGCTTATCATCAAGTAATAACTTCTGCTCTAGTAGTTAAAGCCTCTGAAATACTTAATCAACAAGGATTTAACATTTCTAAGCAAAACATTAAAGAAGGTTTAGAAAGAGTGGTTTGGCCCGGACGATTAGAATTAATTAAATTAAAAGAATTTGATTTGCTTTTTGATGGAGCGCATAACCCACAAGGAACCAAGACGTTAGCAGATTTTTTGGTTAGCTGGTTAAAAGAAAGAAATTACTCTCAAAAAACATTAATTTTTAGTGTAATGAAAGATAAAGAACTGCCTAAAATGGCAAGTTTGCTTTTTCCTCTTTTTGATTCAGTAATTTTATTAAATCAAAAAGATACAAGAGCAATAAACTTTCGACAGATGGACGGGAAAATATTAAACTTAGCAAAACAATATTTTATTGTTGAAAATGTTGATGAAGCCCTAAAAATTGCTAATAATCAAGCAGTTAGAGAAAAATTAGTAGTTGTTAGCGGTTCTCTTCATTTAGTTGGAAGTATTAAACAACACTTAAAAAATAGCAAAAAACCCTATCAAGAGAAACCCTATGGCCTATGA
- a CDS encoding ribokinase — MERNFNFPLPENRPFDVVGLGLNAVDHIIVVPKYPEFNTKIRLSNHSQQPGGQVASALTALARLGCKTRYIGKVGNDFSGDLQLSRLKAEGVEHSFVKQIANATNQIAFIIIDEQNGERTIIWDRDEKLAFSAEEVEEEAINSGRILHIDGHDVAADILAAQMAHRSGMAVVIDVDNFYPGADKLLPFIDFLVTSSDFPRRVTGISEPKQALAKLKEVSGSYFVAMTLGSDGVLAYHEGEYLHVPGFEIVCRDTTGAGDAFHGGFIYALLNEMSILETLRFANAVAAMKCLHLGAQTGLPTLAEVKNFLAGK; from the coding sequence GTGGAAAGAAATTTTAACTTCCCTTTACCAGAAAATAGACCTTTTGATGTAGTAGGTCTTGGTCTTAATGCAGTAGATCATATTATAGTTGTTCCAAAGTACCCAGAATTTAATACTAAAATTCGCCTTAGCAACCATAGTCAGCAACCTGGCGGACAAGTTGCTTCAGCCTTAACTGCACTGGCTAGATTAGGTTGTAAAACTCGCTATATTGGCAAAGTAGGAAATGATTTTAGCGGTGATTTGCAACTTTCTCGCTTAAAAGCAGAAGGTGTTGAACATTCCTTTGTTAAACAAATAGCAAATGCTACAAACCAAATCGCTTTTATAATCATTGATGAACAAAATGGGGAGAGAACCATAATTTGGGATCGGGATGAAAAATTAGCTTTTTCTGCTGAAGAAGTAGAAGAAGAAGCTATAAATAGTGGAAGAATTCTTCATATAGATGGTCATGACGTAGCAGCAGATATTTTAGCAGCACAAATGGCACATAGATCAGGAATGGCTGTAGTAATTGATGTAGATAACTTTTATCCTGGTGCAGATAAACTACTTCCTTTTATCGATTTTCTAGTAACATCATCTGATTTTCCACGACGAGTAACAGGAATTAGCGAGCCAAAACAGGCTTTAGCTAAATTAAAAGAAGTAAGTGGAAGCTATTTTGTAGCAATGACTTTGGGTAGTGATGGAGTGTTAGCCTATCATGAAGGTGAATATTTACATGTTCCTGGATTTGAAATAGTTTGCCGAGATACAACTGGTGCGGGAGATGCTTTTCATGGTGGTTTTATTTATGCTTTATTAAATGAAATGTCAATTTTAGAAACCTTACGTTTTGCTAATGCTGTAGCAGCAATGAAATGTCTGCATTTAGGAGCGCAAACCGGACTCCCAACATTAGCAGAAGTAAAAAATTTTTTAGCTGGAAAATAA